The Deltaproteobacteria bacterium genome contains the following window.
CGCGCCAAACCCGACGATCGCGACCTGCGACCCGTCCGCGATGAACTGGTCGCGCGCGCAGCCGTGCGCGATGACGCGCGGCTCGACCGAGGCGTCCGACGCGAGCACGAGCACGCCGACGTCGTAGGTGCGGTACGACTCCGGGTACGCGGTTTCGTCGACGACCTCGATGCGCTCCCCGCCGCTGCGCAAATCGTTGGACCCGACCATCACCGACGTCACGCCACCGATGCAGTGGCCCGCGGTGAGCACGACGTTGGGCGCCACCAGCGTGCCGCTGCACCCGGCCTGGTTGCCGAAGTACACGGCGGCCGCGTCGGGCCACTTGCCGGCGGGCGCGTCGGTGCCGCCCACGACCTGCGCGCTCGCCGCCGCGGGAAACACGAGGCACGCGGCCGCGATCCATGCTTGTCGAGCCATGCGGCCATGTTCCCACAACCCGGACCGCGCGGCGCGTCCCGATCGATCCGACGGTGCGGCGCATCGCACGGCCGGCCCGGCAAGCCTGCGACACGGCGGCGGTGCGCGTCGGCCGGCCGGCCGACGCCCGCGATTGACACATTCTAACGTGGCGCCAGTTGGAACCCGCACGCCCCGGCCGGCGCGTCCAACCCCAGGCCTCCGCCGCGCATCCCTGCAATCTCGCGCCGGCGCTCCGCGGCCCACGACTTGCACGGACACACGGTATGCGTCCACGTCTGATCGATGTCGCCGTGGCCGCCGGGTTTGACTCCGAGTTCGCCGCCGACGCCGCCGCGGGTCCGGGCGAAGACACCGACGTCGACGCGTTCGGCGACGACACCCGCGTCGATGTCGCGTGTGCGGCGAACGTCCCGCACTCGACGCCGAGCGACGACACCCGCGTCGATGTCGCATGTGCGGCGAACGTCCCGCACTCGACGCCGAGCGACGACTGCGAGCGCATCGAACTGCGCGCCGCCGTGCGCGCCCTCCGCGAGCGCCTCGACGAACGCGCGCGCGAGGTCCACGTCGCCGCCGAGCGAATCTGCGAACTCGAACAGCAGGTCGACGCCTCCGAAGCGCGGGCGCGCGCGCTGGAGGCTCGCGTCGCCGGCGCCGAGCAACGCGCCGCGGCGCTGCGCGACGACCTCGCCGCGGCCCGCGCGACGATCGAATCGCTGCGCGACCACGCGCGAGCCATCGCCGCTTTGCACGAGCGGCAGCTCCGCGAGCAAGAGGCGCGCGCCGCAGGGGCGGTCGCCGCCCTGTTCGTGCTGTTTTCGCACACCCTTCGGTGACGGCACGCCCGCGCCGCCGTCACCGACAGCCGCGGTCGGCGGCGGGGCACTTGAACCGCACGTGCAGGTGATCGGCGTGCGCGGGCACGTGGCGGATCAGACCCCGCGGCGCGCCGCGCCCGTCCGGGTACTGAAACAGCCGCCGCACCTCGTCCCGCGGCACGCCGTGCGCCAGCGCCCACCGATACAGCGCGCGCTGCAAGCGATAGTCGAGGAACATCCGCTCCACGCCGCCGTCGTCGTCGGCCGTCGCGGCGAGCGCCGAAATCAGCGCCCACGTCGCCGCCAGGTCGAGCGTGCGCGGGCTCGCCGGTACGAACTCGTTCGGATAGCGGCGAGGCTTGCGCACGTAGTACAGCCCGAGATCGACGTCGCGCCCGGACTGATGCGAGCGATGACCGGAGATGCGGCCGCCGCGACGGGCGGACAGGTCGCCGATCGCCAGCGCGTGCGCGCGGGGATGGCGGCGGCGCACAGCGGCGACCGCGCGCCGGACGTGGGCGACCACGTGTGCCGCGGCGTACGCCCGCTCCGGGCGGCGGATGACGTACCCGGGCCCCGCCACGAGGCGCGCGGCGTTGCGCAGCCGGCCGGCATGGGGACGGCCGACGCTCTGGCCGAGCGCCGGCGGGATCGGGGCGCGGTCGCCGAGCGGCACGACGAGTGCCTGGCCCGGCCGGATCAGCGACCCGGCCAGCGCGTTGTCCGAGCGGATCGCTTCCACCGTGGTGTCGTAGCGGCGCGCGATCGCGTACAGGGTGTCTCCGGCCGCGACCCGGTGGACCACCGACCCGGCCGCCGCCGCCCTCCGGCGCGCCGGACCGGCGGCGCCGAAAGGCGTGCCCCGCGTACTCGTCGATCGCG
Protein-coding sequences here:
- a CDS encoding serine protease; translated protein: MRHRRGCRRSASSAGRSPHTRHRRGCRRRTRRRRCLRPDPRRRRRRTRSQTRRPRRHRSDVDAYRVSVQVVGRGAPARDCRDARRRPGVGRAGRGVRVPTGATLECVNRGRRPAGRRAPPPCRRLAGPAVRCAAPSDRSGRAARSGLWEHGRMARQAWIAAACLVFPAAASAQVVGGTDAPAGKWPDAAAVYFGNQAGCSGTLVAPNVVLTAGHCIGGVTSVMVGSNDLRSGGERIEVVDETAYPESYRTYDVGVLVLASDASVEPRVIAHGCARDQFIADGSQVAIVGFGATTPDASGFTPLLQEATATISDADCSDTDGCNGAVSPGGELVAGGDGVDSCNGDSGGPLYLLTPRGDFLVGVTSRGLPIGDQPCGQGGIYVRADAVVEWIEQTAGVDLPEPVCNFPPAPTAVAIEVVAGETADTVVEPNDADPGDSHTFAIATPPAHGDAEVAADGTVTYTADGDYDGPDAIVVAVTDDGAPPETAEVSIPVTVLPAPAGCGCRGGGGSPPAAAAIAVAVAVIAASRRRRGGAGRRASRS
- a CDS encoding LysM peptidoglycan-binding domain-containing protein — translated: MRMAVLARASAATTTAALRLVALPPDVPTNAGKTRGPSRAKREHVQLFWRSPAGRVSWRAMRSARGTWAVVALAWMAGGVARANTASDADGGDARAAAAATRGAVPAGAPRSGDTGTAGGVVHVVAPGDSLWAIARRYGCDPREILRARGAAGSRILPGDRVRVPACRGSVSASRAPAPAARSTSTRGTPFGAAGPARRRAAAAGSVVHRVAAGDTLYAIARRYDTTVEAIRSDNALAGSLIRPGQALVVPLGDRAPIPPALGQSVGRPHAGRLRNAARLVAGPGYVIRRPERAYAAAHVVAHVRRAVAAVRRRHPRAHALAIGDLSARRGGRISGHRSHQSGRDVDLGLYYVRKPRRYPNEFVPASPRTLDLAATWALISALAATADDDGGVERMFLDYRLQRALYRWALAHGVPRDEVRRLFQYPDGRGAPRGLIRHVPAHADHLHVRFKCPAADRGCR